The following are encoded together in the Cynocephalus volans isolate mCynVol1 chromosome 4, mCynVol1.pri, whole genome shotgun sequence genome:
- the LOC134376027 gene encoding LOW QUALITY PROTEIN: L-amino-acid oxidase-like (The sequence of the model RefSeq protein was modified relative to this genomic sequence to represent the inferred CDS: inserted 2 bases in 1 codon), with product MCMGWLALALLSVLSMGTQAFNSQLVQCLEDPQHEELVQLAQNVLGQTAERKQIVVIGAGMAGLTAAKTLQDAGRQVTVLEASGHVGGRIETHRVPGAQWYIELGAMRIPINHRLSHEFLRKFGLNLKEFCPFNNQTWMLINGVQELTGDVQANPSLXGLPSQADEVGKTAEHLFNKSLWKVVEELERSSCSQVLKKYDSYSTKEYLIKVGNLSLGAVQMIGDLLNTDAGYYEAFIETLHDSISFQEPWFDEIIGGFDQLPQALDNALLLGTVHLHSPAEESETSGDRIHIVRQTPDPLQPQARLTADCAVVASTAKAAWLLCFRLPLSPDKEDVLHSVHYSSATKVILACTQRFWECNSIFSGKSSTYWPSRFIYYPNHIFPNGIGVILASYTVDGDSMFFAAMDHVQVVDVILDDLAAVHDHPKEELWALFPYSKIKHWSQDPYFMGGFTFFNPCQYIDYAQELCWPEGWVHFAGKHTALPHGWIDTAIKSGLRATRSIQEAMGLALTKDPRDPIKPHSKSDL from the exons ATGTGTATGGGTTGGCTGGCCCTTGCTCTCCTGTCTGTGCTCAGCATGGGTACCCAGGCCTTCAACAGCCAGCTTGTCCAGTGCTTGGAGGATCCCCAACATGAAGAATTAGTTCAGCTAGCCCAGAATGTGCTGGGGCAGACAGCAGAAAGGAAACAAATAGTAGTGATTGGGGCAGGGATGGCTGGGCTCACTGCTGCCAAGACCCTGCAGGATGCTGGCCGCCAG GTGACTGTCTTGGAGGCCTCAGGGCATGTGGGTGGAAGAATAGAGACCCACAGAGTGCCTGGAGCACAGTGGTACATAGAGCTGGGTGCCATGAGGATCCCTATCAACCACAG GCTCTCCCATGAGTTCCTCAGGAAGTTTGGGCTGAACCTCAAGGAGTTCTGCCCTTTCAACAACCAGACCTGGATGCTGATCAATGGGGTGCAGGAGCTCACGGGGGATGTGCAGGCCAATCCCAGCCT TGGGCTACCCAGTCAGGCAGATGAGGTGGGGAAGACAGCAGAACATCTCTTCAATAAGTCACTGTGGAAG GTGGTGGAGGAGCTGGAGAGGAGTAGCTGCAGCCAGGTGCTGAAGAAGTATGACTCCTACTCCACCAAG GAGTACCTGATCAAGGTGGGGAACCTGAGCCTTGGGGCCGTGCAGATGATCGGGGACCTGTTGAATACAGATGCTGGCTACTATGAAGCCTTTATAGAAACTCTGCATGACAGCATCTCCTTCCAGGAGCCCTG GTTTGATGAAATCATTGGGGGCTTTGACCAGCTCCCCCAGGCCCTGGACAATGCCCTTTTGCTGGGGACAGTCCACCTCCATTCACCAGCAGAGGAATCGGAGACATCTGGAGACCGCATCCACATCGTCCGCCAAACACCCGACCCTCTGCAGCCCCAGGCTCGTCTGACCGCCGATTGTGCGGTGGTGGCCAGCACAGCCAAGGCTGCCTGGCTTCTCTGTTTTCGGCTGCCTCTCTCCCCAGACAAGGAGGATGTATTGCATTCTGTTCACTACAGCAGCGCCACCAAAGTGATCCTGGCCTGCACGCAGCGTTTCTGGGAATGCAACAGCATCTTCAGTGGCAAGTCCAGTACCTACTGGCCTTCCCGCTTCATCTACTACCCCAATCACATCTTCCCCAATGGCATAGGGGTCATCCTGGCCTCCTATACTGTGGACGGTGACTCCATGTTTTTTGCTGCCATGGACCATGTCCAGGTGGTGGATGTCATCCTGGATGACCTGGCCGCTGTCCATGACCACCCCAAAGAGGAGCTCTGGGCCTTGTTCCCCTACTCCAAGATCAAGCACTGGAGCCAGGACCCCTATTTCATGGGCGGCTTCACCTTCTTCAACCCCTGCCAATATATAGACTATGCCCAGGAGCTCTGCTGGCCAGAAGGGTGGGTCCACTTTGCTGGTAAGCACACAGCCCTGCCCCATGGCTGGATTGACACGGCCATCAAATCAGGGCTCAGAGCCACTAGGAGCATCCAAGAGGCCATGGGCTTGGCTTTGACAAAGGACCCCAGGGATCCAATAAAGCCTCACTCCAAAAGTGACCTATAG